The stretch of DNA GCGCGCTCGATGCGAGCGCTCAGTAGTCGAACTCGAAATCCCCGCACGGCCACGTCGGGCACGCCGCGAGGGTGCCGTCACGGGCTTCCGAGTTGTACTGCGCGGGCTGGCCGTCGATGAAGACGCGATACCTGTAAAGTCCTTTCTCGCCCTCCTCAATCTTTCTGACGGTGGCGGACATGACCTGGCCGTCTGTCGCCGGCGCCTCGATTGGCGCGATCCCCTCGAAGAGATCCTTCAGCACTCCGCCCCTCTTCAGACGGCGATCGATGGTGATCGTGTGCGCCCCCTCGCAGGAGCCTTCGATGAACCACTTGACCGCGCTGCCGCTCTGGGCGCGAATTTCTCCCGGGACCTTCTCGCGGAGCTTGCACTTGCCGTCCCTCGCATCCAGCCAGACGTAGAGAATCACCGCTTCCTTCAGGAAATCACCTTCAAGGCGGCTCCGGGGCGCCATCCGGCCCTTGTCTGGTTCGGGCCGCTGGGGCTGCGTCTCTCTGTCCGCGGAGCAGGCGACTGTGAGCGCGACGAGCGATGCGACTGCAATTCTTTTCATATGCGGCTCCGGACGCGCGGAGAATAGCGTCAGCGGCGCGCAGGGTCAACCGGGATCTGCATGCCGACAACGAGCCGTACGACCGCACCGTAGCTGTCCACCCCCTCCTCCACCCGGTTCGCCCGCAGGAACGTGTCGTAGGTCGTGTGCGCCGCGGCACGCACGCGTTCGTCGGACTGCGCGACCCGTTCCGCGATACGACGACAGTCGTATTTGGGACCCGCCGCGAGGCGGATCTGCACGCTCTTGCGCTCCCGTTCGGGGATGGCGCCGAGCAGGTGCGGGTACAGGGCCAGCCAGCCGCTGTACTGCGCGCGCGCGTCGCCGCGCATGCAAGTGAGCCACCCGAAGAACCCCGCCTCGGCCTCGTTGGCGAGGCCCGCAAGGTGTCCCCATTCGTGGGCAAGCGCGGCGGGCTGCTCGACGTCCAGGAGCGTGGGCGCGAGCAGCGTCTCGAGAAAGAACGGATCCGTCATGCCGTCGATCCCGGCGCGGACGAAATACGGCGCCAGCCACGTCTGCTTGGGGCGCGCGGGCAGGGGCGGGGCGAGGTCGAGCGTCAGGGCGGCGCGGTCCATCGCCGGCGCGAGCGATCGCGCGAGCGTCTCGAGGTCGGGGGCCGGCGTGCCCTGCACCTGCCCGTGCAGCCGGTTCATCTCCGTCACCGCCCGGCGCGCCATCGCGACGACATTCGCGGGGGTGACGCGCGCGCGATCGTGCTCGGGCCGGTCCTCCACGGGGCTCCGCCGATAGTTCAGGCCCCACGTGGCGAGGAACACCATCCAGGCAATCGCGATGAAACACAGCAGATTCAGGACGCGGCCGCGGCGGACGAGCAGCACCAGGGCCACGAAGGCACCGAGCGCCAGCGCGACATCGAACAGCGCGATGGTGGTGGAATTGCTGAACGACGTCAGCACGTGCTGCACGTGCGGGTAGATCGCCCTGGAATACCGGTCTTCGATCAGTTCCGGTGGGAACGGGGCCATCCCCGCACAGATCGCGATGACGATGATCGAGATCCGCCGCATCAGCGCGGAACGGCCCCCTCAGGCCGCTCGTGCGTGATCAGGCGGACGGCGCGCTGCTGGGTGAAATACGCCCACGCCCACTGGAAGAAGACCACGACGCGGTTGCGGAAGCCGGTCAGCTTCATGATGTGCACGAACAGCCAGAGCAGCCACGCGACATGGCCGGTGAACTTCAGCCGCCCGAAGTCTGCCACGGCGGCGGCGCGGCCGATGGTGGCGAGGCTCCCGGGGTCATGATACGCGAACGGCTGCCGCGCCTCGCCGCGGAGCGTGCGCAGGATGTTTTTGACGGCGTGCTGC from Acidobacteriota bacterium encodes:
- a CDS encoding DUF3810 family protein, whose amino-acid sequence is MRRISIIVIAICAGMAPFPPELIEDRYSRAIYPHVQHVLTSFSNSTTIALFDVALALGAFVALVLLVRRGRVLNLLCFIAIAWMVFLATWGLNYRRSPVEDRPEHDRARVTPANVVAMARRAVTEMNRLHGQVQGTPAPDLETLARSLAPAMDRAALTLDLAPPLPARPKQTWLAPYFVRAGIDGMTDPFFLETLLAPTLLDVEQPAALAHEWGHLAGLANEAEAGFFGWLTCMRGDARAQYSGWLALYPHLLGAIPERERKSVQIRLAAGPKYDCRRIAERVAQSDERVRAAAHTTYDTFLRANRVEEGVDSYGAVVRLVVGMQIPVDPARR